The nucleotide sequence GGTTTCCCATGTTCACCGGCAGCAAGACGCCATCGCCGCTGCCCGCACCCACGCATAGCCATTGGAAGGAATGCCACACCATGAAAATCGTTGCCGCTGAAGTCTTCGTGACCAGCCCGTCCCGCAACTTCGTCACCCTGCGCATCACCACCGAGGACGGTGTGACGGGCATCGGGGACGCGACGCTCAACGGCCGTGAACTCGCCGTTGCCGCGTACCTGAAGGAACACGTCGCGCAGCTTCTGATCGGTAAGGACCCGCACCGGATCGAGGACACCTGGCAGTTCCTGTACCGCAGCTCCTACTGGCGCCGTGGCCCCGTCACCATGGCGGCGATTGCCGCCGTCGACATGGCTCTGTGGGACATCAAGGGCAAGGTCGCCGGGATGCCGGTCTACCAACTGCTGGGCGGGGCTTCCCGTAATGGGCTGCGCGCTTACGGCCATGCTTCGGGGGCGGACATTCCGTCGCTGTTCGACTCGGTCCGGGAGCACTTGGAGTTGGGCTACAAGTCCATCCGTATCCAGACCGCGATCCCCGGTATCAAGGCCGTCTACGGTGTGGCCGCGCAGGCGCAAGCCTCTGGCGAGCGTTACGACTACGAGCCCGCCGGACGCGGTGCCTTCCCGCAGGAAGAGGACTGGGACACCCGCGCGTACCTCCGCCACCTGCCCACCGTTTTTGAAGCGGTGCGCAACGAGTTCGGTCCGGAAATCCCGCTGCTGCACGACGGCCACCACCGCATGACCCCCATCCAGGCCGCCAAACTCGGCAAGGCCCTGGAGCCTTACGACCTTTTCTGGCTGGAGGACTGCACTCCTGCCGAGAACCAGGAAGGCCTGCGCCTGGTCCGGCAGCACACCACCACCCCGCTGGCCATTGGCGAAATCTTCAATACCGTGTGGGACTACCAGACCCTCATCAAGGAACAGCTGATCGACTACGTGCGGGCGGCCTCCACCCACTTCGGTGGCATCTCACCGCTGAAGAAGGTCATGGACTTCGCTGCGCAGTACCAGATCAAGTCCGGCTTCCACGGCCCCACGGACATTTCCCCGGTGGGCTTCGCCGCGCAGCTGCATGTGGGCCTGGCCATCCACAACTACGGCATCCAGGAATACATGCAGCACTCGGACAAGACCAACGAGGTCTTCCAGCAGTCCATGACCTTCAAGGACGGCTACCTGCACCCGGGCGACAACCCCGGCATCGGCGTCGAATTCAACGAGGAAGCCGCTGCCGCGTTCCCGTACCAGCAGGCCTACCTGCCCTACAACCGCCTCGTGGACGGCACCGTTCATGACTGGTAAACCTCTGACCCGTGCGAGCGCCCATCACCACATCGTGGTGATGGGCGTCGCAGGCTGCGGAAAGAGCACCGTGGGTGCGGCCCTCGCCGAACGCCTCGGCGCTGGATTCCTCGACGGCGATTCGCTGCACCCGCAGGCGAACATCGACAAGATGGCAGCGGGTACCCCGCTGAACGACGACGACCGCGCACCATGGCTGGCCGAGATCGGCAGGCGATTCCCGGCGTCGGAATCTTCTCTTGTCATCGCGTGCAGCGCGCTAAAGCGCTCCTATCGGGACATCATCCGCAGCGCCGACCCGTCCGTGGTCTTCGTGCACCTGCAAGGGACGCGCGAACTGCTGGACGCACGCATGAAGGCGCGGCCCGGGCACTTCATTCCGCCTTCGTTGCTGGACTCCCAACTTGCCACACTGGAAATCTTGCAGAATGACGAAGCCGGGGTAGTGGTGGACATCGCACAGCCCGTCGAGGACATCGTGAATGAGGTGGACTCAGCGCTGGCTGGCCTGGATACCCCAACAACGGAGCGCGTCTGAAGCGCCATTGTCCTTCCCTGCCATCGCGGAGCAACACCTCAAACCCGGCATCGCCCACCAGGCGGTGCCGGGTTTTGTTGTTCCGGAGAGTGACGCGGGTCATTGTGAACGCTAACAACGTTGTAAATCAAGACTTTGACGAAGGGGCGCCGCCTGCAACCAATTCGTGATCTACAGCACTTGACCCCGGGTATTGTTAGCGTTCACAATGGCATTCGCAATACCTTTTCAATGGCTTGTGCAGCCCCCAGCACGCAGGCCACATCCAGCTTCACCGTGCCGGACGCGCAGATGCTCCGGCTGCATCAGAGTTCGCGGCACTGCTGCCGCGGAAGGAGAGCATCGTGAGATTGAAAAAACTCCTGGGCGCCGTAGCGGTCGTCCTAACCTTGACCGTCGGAGCCACAGGCTGCGGCAGCCGTGGAGGCGCGGCGGAGTCTTCCAGCACCGCAAAGCCCAGCGATTCGCTGGTAGGCATCTCGATGCCGACGCAGACATCGGAGCGTTGGATCGCAGACGGTGCCAATGTTGAGAAATCCCTGAAGGACCTCGGCTACAAGACGGACCTGCAGTTCGCCAACGATGACATCCCCACGCAGGTTTCCCAGATCGAGAACATGCTGACCAAGGGTGCGAAGGCACTCATCATCGCAGCCATCGATGGCACCACGCTGACGGACGTCCTGGCTAAGGCCAAGGAACAGAACGTCAAGGTCATCGCTTACGACCGCCTCATCAACGGAACGCCGAACGTGGACTACTACACCACGTTCGACAACTACACCGTGGGCGTCCAGCAGGCCACGTCGTTGCTGACGGGTCTGGGACTCGTTGATGCCAGCGGCAAGAAGGTAGAGGGCAAGGGCCCGTTCAACGTCGAATTGTTCGCGGGCAGCCCGGATGACAACAACGCCAACTTCTTCTGGACCGGCGCAATGGATACCCTCAAGCCGTACCTGGATGCAGGCACCTTGAAGGTCCCCAGCGGCCAGACCAAGTTCGAGCAGGCAGCCATCCTCCGCTGGCAGGCACCCGTTGCCCAGAAGCGCATGGAAGACATCCTCACCTCCGCCTACAGCTCCGGCACCAAGCTCGACGGCGTGCTGTCCCCGTATGACGGCCTGTCCATCGGCATCATTTCCGCTCTTACCAGCACCGGCGGTTACTCCACCGGCAAGCTCCCGGTCGTGACCGGTCAGGACGCTGAAAAGGGTTCCGTGAAGTCCATCATTGCCGGCGAGCAGTACTCCACCATCTTCAAGGACACCCGTCAGCTCGGCGCCCAAGCCGTGAAAATGGTAGACGCCGTACTCAAGGGCAGTGAGCCCGAAACCAACGACACCAAGACCTACAACAACAAGGTCAAGGTTGTTCCGGCATACCTTCTGAAGTCAGTCATCATCACCAAGGACAACTACAAGAAGGAACTCATCGACTCGGGCTACTACACCGAAGCCGACGTCAAGTAACCACCTCCCCAATCTGTGGCCCCACCGCCCTGTGTTGCAGCGCGCAGCGGTGGGGCCACAGCATCCCAGTGCCTGTCGAGTCCTCGACCCGGCCCAGTTTCAACCAGTCAGCGGGAATTGACGATGAACGTACCCATTCTTCAAATGCGAGGAATCACCAAGACCTTCCCCGGTGTAAAAGCCCTTCAGGACGTCACCCTGGACGTCAACCGAGGTGAGGTTCACGCCATTTGTGGTGAGAACGGAGCCGGGAAATCCACCCTCATGAAAGTGTTGTCCGGCGTCTACGCGCACAACACCTTCGACGGCGACATCCTGTTCGAGAACGAACCCTGCGAATTTTCCAGCATCACGGACAGCGAGAAGCGCGGCATCGTGATCATCCACCAGGAATTGGCACTGAGCCCGTATCTGTCGATCGCCGAGAACATCTACCTGGGCAATGAGCTTGCCAAGAACGGCTGGGTGGACTGGCGGAAGACCAACCTGGAGGCCGCCAAACTGCTGGCCCGGGTGGGTCTCAGCGAGAATCCCGTAACGCCCATCCAGCACATCAGCGTGGGTAAGCAGCAGTTGGTGGAGATCGCGAAGGCGCTCTCCAAGGAGGTGAAGCTGCTCATCCTCGATGAGCCCACGGCGGCGCTGAACGACGAAGACTCGGACCACCTGCTGGACCTCATCCTGCACCTCAAAGGCCAGGGCGTCACCAGCATCATCATCAGCCACAAACTCAACGAGATCCGCAAAGTGGCCGACGCCGTCACCATCATCCGCGATGGCAAATCCATCGAGACACTGCGCCTGGACCAGGGACAGATCACCCAGGAACGCATCATCCGGGGCATGGTGGGACGCGATCTCGAAAGCCTGTATCCGGACCGGACCCCAAACATCGGTGAAGAAGTCCTCCGCATCGAGGATTGGACGGTCCAGCATCCACAGGACCATTCACGGATGGTGGTCAGCAACGCCAACCTGACGGTCCGTAAGGGTGAGGTTGTTGGGTTGGCCGGCCTCATGGGTGCGGGCAGGACCGAGCTCGCGATGAGCGTTTTCGGCCGTACCTACGGCCGTGCGGTCTCCGGCAAGGTTTACAAGTACGGCCAGGAGATCAACACGTCCACGGTTTCGGATGCAATCGAGCACGGAATTGCGTACGCCACCGAGGACCGGAAGCACTACGGCCTGAACCTGATTGAAGACATCAAGCGGAACATCTCCATGGCTGCCCTGAACAAGCTGGCCAAACGCGGTTGGGTGGACGGCAACCAGGAAACCACGGTGGCCAACCATTACCGCAAGAGCATGAACATCAAAGCGCCTTCGGTCGCTGCGATCACGGGCAAGCTCTCCGGCGGGAACCAGCAAAAAGTGGTGCTCAGCAAGTGGATGTTCTCCGACCCCGACGTCCTCATCCTGGACGAACCCACGCGTGGGATCGATGTGGGCGCCAAGTTTGAGATCTACACGATCATCGCCGAGCTGGCGGCCTCGGGGAAAGCGGTCATTGTGATCTCCTCCGAACTGCCGGAACTCCTGGGCATCTGCGACAGGATCTACACGCTCTCAGCGGGCCGCATCACCGGCGAGGTCCCCATCGCCGAAGCCACCCAGGAAACCCTCATGCACTACATGACTCAAGAGAAGGAATAGCCACCATGTCCGCCCTACGAGAATCCCTTGGCTTCCTCACAAGCCGCCTCCGCCAGGTTGGCATCTTCGTCGCCCTGATCCTGATTGTCATCCTCTTCCAGGTCCTCACCGACGGCATCCTCCTTCAGCCCCAGAACGTCACCAACCTGGTGGTCCAGAACAGCTATATCCTGATCCTTGCCATCGGCATGGTGATGGTCATTATTGCCGGTCATATCGACCTCTCCGTGGGCTCGATTGCCGGCTTCATCGGCGCCGTGGCCGGTGTGATGATCGTGCACTGGGGCTGGGCCTGGTGGCTCGCCATCCCGGCGTGCCTCCTGGTGGGTGCCCTCGTGGGTGCCTGGCAGGGTTACTGGATTGCCTACGTTGGTATCCCCGCATTCATCGTCACCCTTGCCGGCATGCTGATCTTCCGTGGCCTGACCCTGATTACCCTCAAGAACCAGCAGATCACCCCGTTCCCGAACGAATTGCGCGCCCTGGGCGGCGGCTTCCTGCCGGACATCTCCGGTGGCACGTCCGTTCTTGAGTGGCTGACCGTGATCCTGGGTGTCGGCGGTACGGCAGCCATCCTTTTCCAAGCTTTGAAGGAACGCCGGGTGCGCCGCAAGTTCAACCTGGAGAACGAACCGATGGCGTGGTTCGCCGTCAAGAACGGTTTCATCGCACTCCTGATGCTCATCATCACCTTCCTGCTGGCCAGCTACCGTGGAACCCCGATTGTCCTGGTTGTCTTGGCAGTCCTTGTGATCCTGTACTCGGCGCTGATGAGCAACAGCATCTTTGGCCGCCACACCTATGCCATTGGCGGCAACCTCCACGCCGCCGAGCTGTCCGGCATCAAGACCAAGAAGGTCACCTTCCGGCTCTTCGTCAACATGGGCGTCCTGGCCGCGCTGGCGGGCCTGGTCTTCACGGCCCGCCTGAACTCGGCACAGCCTGCTGGCGGTACCGGGTTCGAGCTGGACTCCATCGCTGCAGCGTTCATCGGCGGCGCAGCTGTCCAGGGCGGCATCGGCACCGTGGCAGGAGCCATGATCGGTGGCCTGATCATGGGCGTCCTGAACAACGGCATGTCCATTCTCGGCCTGGGCACTGATTACCAGCAGCTCATCAAGGGCCTGGTGCTCCTGCTGGCTGTCGGCTTCGACATCTTCAACAAGAACCGGACCGGTGCCGGCGGAGGTTCCTCCATGGGCCGCCGGTTCAAGTGGAAGACCACGCCTCCAGCTGCCGAAGCGGCACCCGCTTCCACGGCGGAGCCTGTGGGCGTCGACGCGAAGTAGCATCTGATGCCACGCGGTGAGCAACCGCCAACACTGCGGCCCCGGGTATT is from Paenarthrobacter nicotinovorans and encodes:
- the chvE gene encoding multiple monosaccharide ABC transporter substrate-binding protein, with translation MRLKKLLGAVAVVLTLTVGATGCGSRGGAAESSSTAKPSDSLVGISMPTQTSERWIADGANVEKSLKDLGYKTDLQFANDDIPTQVSQIENMLTKGAKALIIAAIDGTTLTDVLAKAKEQNVKVIAYDRLINGTPNVDYYTTFDNYTVGVQQATSLLTGLGLVDASGKKVEGKGPFNVELFAGSPDDNNANFFWTGAMDTLKPYLDAGTLKVPSGQTKFEQAAILRWQAPVAQKRMEDILTSAYSSGTKLDGVLSPYDGLSIGIISALTSTGGYSTGKLPVVTGQDAEKGSVKSIIAGEQYSTIFKDTRQLGAQAVKMVDAVLKGSEPETNDTKTYNNKVKVVPAYLLKSVIITKDNYKKELIDSGYYTEADVK
- the mmsA gene encoding multiple monosaccharide ABC transporter ATP-binding protein; this encodes MNVPILQMRGITKTFPGVKALQDVTLDVNRGEVHAICGENGAGKSTLMKVLSGVYAHNTFDGDILFENEPCEFSSITDSEKRGIVIIHQELALSPYLSIAENIYLGNELAKNGWVDWRKTNLEAAKLLARVGLSENPVTPIQHISVGKQQLVEIAKALSKEVKLLILDEPTAALNDEDSDHLLDLILHLKGQGVTSIIISHKLNEIRKVADAVTIIRDGKSIETLRLDQGQITQERIIRGMVGRDLESLYPDRTPNIGEEVLRIEDWTVQHPQDHSRMVVSNANLTVRKGEVVGLAGLMGAGRTELAMSVFGRTYGRAVSGKVYKYGQEINTSTVSDAIEHGIAYATEDRKHYGLNLIEDIKRNISMAALNKLAKRGWVDGNQETTVANHYRKSMNIKAPSVAAITGKLSGGNQQKVVLSKWMFSDPDVLILDEPTRGIDVGAKFEIYTIIAELAASGKAVIVISSELPELLGICDRIYTLSAGRITGEVPIAEATQETLMHYMTQEKE
- the mmsB gene encoding multiple monosaccharide ABC transporter permease, with the protein product MSALRESLGFLTSRLRQVGIFVALILIVILFQVLTDGILLQPQNVTNLVVQNSYILILAIGMVMVIIAGHIDLSVGSIAGFIGAVAGVMIVHWGWAWWLAIPACLLVGALVGAWQGYWIAYVGIPAFIVTLAGMLIFRGLTLITLKNQQITPFPNELRALGGGFLPDISGGTSVLEWLTVILGVGGTAAILFQALKERRVRRKFNLENEPMAWFAVKNGFIALLMLIITFLLASYRGTPIVLVVLAVLVILYSALMSNSIFGRHTYAIGGNLHAAELSGIKTKKVTFRLFVNMGVLAALAGLVFTARLNSAQPAGGTGFELDSIAAAFIGGAAVQGGIGTVAGAMIGGLIMGVLNNGMSILGLGTDYQQLIKGLVLLLAVGFDIFNKNRTGAGGGSSMGRRFKWKTTPPAAEAAPASTAEPVGVDAK
- a CDS encoding gluconokinase, with the translated sequence MTGKPLTRASAHHHIVVMGVAGCGKSTVGAALAERLGAGFLDGDSLHPQANIDKMAAGTPLNDDDRAPWLAEIGRRFPASESSLVIACSALKRSYRDIIRSADPSVVFVHLQGTRELLDARMKARPGHFIPPSLLDSQLATLEILQNDEAGVVVDIAQPVEDIVNEVDSALAGLDTPTTERV
- the manD gene encoding D-mannonate dehydratase ManD, producing the protein MKIVAAEVFVTSPSRNFVTLRITTEDGVTGIGDATLNGRELAVAAYLKEHVAQLLIGKDPHRIEDTWQFLYRSSYWRRGPVTMAAIAAVDMALWDIKGKVAGMPVYQLLGGASRNGLRAYGHASGADIPSLFDSVREHLELGYKSIRIQTAIPGIKAVYGVAAQAQASGERYDYEPAGRGAFPQEEDWDTRAYLRHLPTVFEAVRNEFGPEIPLLHDGHHRMTPIQAAKLGKALEPYDLFWLEDCTPAENQEGLRLVRQHTTTPLAIGEIFNTVWDYQTLIKEQLIDYVRAASTHFGGISPLKKVMDFAAQYQIKSGFHGPTDISPVGFAAQLHVGLAIHNYGIQEYMQHSDKTNEVFQQSMTFKDGYLHPGDNPGIGVEFNEEAAAAFPYQQAYLPYNRLVDGTVHDW